From a single Leishmania major strain Friedlin complete genome, chromosome 27 genomic region:
- a CDS encoding putative ubiquitin hydrolase (previous protein_id=AAZ09875.1) gives MFKFDYKISYDEFVRTIYHHARQYEIKVSDPHKQCVTVNALITKAKDEESKRNYANAYYYVNKCLLFFDKEENPVDFTQRDPSTKRVFAEALDLEAKLKLKELPIEYKTMIEEIDRREPERRRIVAQQLESDRGDGDGNKQLSRAVDMHLTRQQQLLSSENSSVDELLQRLRYASVPGTRNITPGIVSNGPPAPSPMYTTVSRPEPSPAPVNPAPADNHALPASASHRSYTTCILNPSNAFLSVRRRGIVNLGNTCYMNSVLQVLNSTPLGQYFLTDTYVSYLLNTKGKLTRLINSFSFVIRELNRSDCKFSVSASPFKSALGDYYEGFQNSSQQDANEFLRVVLDGIHGALNVNDSNRIEFPEIDNSKGTDDELARRYWGQYYQKNSSVIVDYCAFQERSAVVCPSCDHQSRSFNISLSIEIPIPRTLSKVSLDDCFAAYCREEILDNSSMYMCPNCHQKVNARKQLLFYSAPPVLFITLKRFRCYGDFTTASKVNSSVFFSKTLDIASYMCSGFSKTKYHLVGIINHQGNMYGGHYTADAVGADGVWCHFSDEQVTKADVADNNLAYILCYVR, from the coding sequence ATGTTCAAGTTTGACTATAAGATTTCCTATGACGAATTTGTCAGAACAATTTATCATCATGCACGTCAGTACGAGATAAAAGTTTCCGATCCTCACAAGCAATGCGTCACTGTCAATGCGCTCATCACAAAAGCCAAGGACGAAGAGAGCAAACGAAACTACGCCAATGCGTACTACTACGTCAACAAGTGCCTTTTATTTTTTGATAAGGAAGAGAACCCGGTTGACTTCACGCAAAGAGATCCATCTACAAAGAGGGTCTTTGCTGAGGCTCTTGACCTTGAGGCTAAGTTgaagctgaaggagctgccgATCGAGTACAAGACTATGATCGAAGAAATCGACCGTCGGGAGCCGGAGCGCCGTCGCATCGTAGCCCAGCAGCTAGAGTCGGACAGAGGAGATGGTGACGGGAACAAGCAGCTTTCGAGGGCGGTAGACATGCACTTGACAAGACAGCAGCAACTGCTGTCTTCCGAGaacagcagcgtcgatgAGTTgttgcagcggctgcgctaTGCTTCGGTGCCTGGCACGAGGAACATTACCCCGGGCATAGTTTCCAATGGCCCgcctgctccttctccaATGTACACTACCGTCTCCAGACCCGAACCATCTCCAGCGCCAGTAAATCCCGCGCCAGCCGACAACCACGCTCTCCCTGCCTCAGCCTCACATAGAAGCTACACAACCTGTATCCTGAATCCTTCAAATGCCTTTCTGTCCGTGCGACGGAGAGGAATTGTAAATTTGGGCAACACGTGCTACATGAATAGTGTGCTGCAGGTACTCAATTCCACGCCGTTAGGTCAGTACTTTCTTACTGACACCTATGTTTCCTACCTGCTCAATACAAAGGGAAAGCTGACTCGCTTGATCAACTCATTTAGCTTCGTTATCCGTGAGCTCAATCGTTCCGACTGCAAGTTTTCAGTGAGCGCGTCGCCGTTCAAGTCTGCCCTCGGCGACTACTACGAAGGGTTTCAAAACTCAAGCCAGCAGGACGCAAACGAGTTTCTACGTGTTGTGCTGGACGGCATTCACGGAGCACTGAATGTGAACGACAGTAATAGAATCGAGTTTCCTGAGATTGACAATTCTAAGGGCACCGATGACGAACTTGCTCGACGCTACTGGGGGCAATACTATCAGAAGAATTCGTCTGTTATAGTTGACTACTGCGCGTTTCAAGAGAGGAGCGCGGTTGTCTGCCCCTCCTGTGACCACCAGTCACGCTCCTTCAATATTTCTCTTAGCATTGAAATTCCTATTCCGCGGACCTTGTCAAAGGTTTCACTGGACGACTGCTTTGCCGCGTACTGCCGGGAGGAAATTCTTGACAATAGCTCGATGTACATGTGCCCTAACTGTCACCAGAAGGTGAACGCCCGCAAGCAGCTGCTGTTTTATTCAGCACCACCAGTTCTATTTATTACTCTGAAGCGTTTCCGCTGTTACGGTGACTTCACCACCGCCTCAAAAGTCAACTCGAGCGTTTTCTTTAGTAAAACACTGGACATTGCCTCGTATATGTGCTCCGGATTCTCGAAAACGAAGTACCATTTGGTGGGTATTATCAATCACCAAGGCAACATGTATGGCGGTCACTATACTGCAGATGCTGTTGGTGCTGATGGCGTGTGGTGCCACTTCAGCGATGAGCAGGTGACAAAAGCGGACGTGGCCGATAATAATCTGGCCTACATTCTCTGCTACGTACGTTGA